One Curtobacterium sp. MCLR17_007 DNA window includes the following coding sequences:
- a CDS encoding CPBP family intramembrane glutamic endopeptidase — protein sequence MSVPYTRLFRVDGRWRWWRPLVALAFLAGWYVVTQILITVAYFVPIGATQGAQGLIDLEQSLTSGALDPTDPLVLSLSLVSLVVLLPGILLAVKIARLGPANTLSSVRFRVRWGWAAWCVLPTLVIAAASFILQTGLFSPDGMFTVDGGFGWNHAAIGQSTVTLGTLTLTIAMVVVLVPFQGAAEEYVFRGFLMQWIGSWIPVRIVGSVVAVVVSTVVFALLHIPNGYNVWGILDVGSFGLVAAIIVIRTGGLEATVLQHAFNNIMIFVLQAPGWSKVSLDSSNSTWQSWLFSLGSSLAYWGMVEALAHWRKLDRRFAGSETPRFRGPAPVWAGGKRWTRPGGTGWSGAPARSEGVAGSAADRPVDSEMGVARRA from the coding sequence GTGAGCGTTCCCTACACCCGCCTGTTCCGCGTCGACGGTCGTTGGCGTTGGTGGCGCCCGCTGGTCGCCCTGGCGTTCCTGGCCGGGTGGTACGTCGTGACGCAGATCCTCATCACGGTGGCCTACTTCGTACCGATCGGTGCCACGCAGGGTGCGCAGGGGCTGATCGACCTCGAGCAGAGCCTGACGAGCGGCGCCCTCGACCCGACCGACCCGCTCGTGCTGTCCCTGTCGCTGGTGTCGCTCGTGGTGCTGCTGCCGGGGATCCTGCTCGCCGTGAAGATCGCGCGCCTGGGGCCGGCGAACACGCTGTCCTCGGTGCGGTTCCGCGTGCGCTGGGGCTGGGCGGCGTGGTGCGTGCTGCCGACGCTCGTGATCGCCGCGGCGTCGTTCATCCTGCAGACCGGGCTGTTCTCGCCCGACGGCATGTTCACCGTCGACGGCGGCTTCGGGTGGAACCACGCCGCGATCGGCCAGTCCACCGTGACGCTCGGCACCCTGACGCTGACGATCGCCATGGTCGTGGTGCTCGTCCCGTTCCAGGGTGCTGCCGAGGAGTACGTGTTCCGCGGCTTCCTGATGCAGTGGATCGGGTCCTGGATCCCGGTCCGCATCGTCGGGTCGGTGGTGGCCGTGGTGGTGTCGACCGTCGTCTTCGCGCTGCTGCACATCCCGAACGGCTACAACGTGTGGGGCATCCTCGACGTGGGGTCGTTCGGTCTGGTCGCGGCGATCATCGTGATCCGCACCGGAGGCCTCGAGGCCACCGTGCTGCAGCACGCCTTCAACAACATCATGATCTTCGTGCTGCAGGCTCCCGGGTGGTCGAAGGTGTCGCTCGACTCGTCGAACAGCACCTGGCAGAGCTGGCTGTTCTCGCTCGGCTCGTCGCTGGCGTACTGGGGCATGGTCGAGGCCCTCGCGCACTGGCGGAAGCTCGACCGCCGCTTCGCCGGATCGGAGACGCCACGCTTCCGCGGTCCGGCGCCGGTCTGGGCGGGCGGCAAGCGCTGGACCCGTCCTGGAGGCACGGGCTGGTCGGGTGCACCGGCCCGCTCCGAGGGCGTGGCCGGGTCAGCCGCTGACCGGCCTGTGGACAGCGAGATGGGTGTCGCCCGTCGCGCCTAG
- a CDS encoding class E sortase encodes MTAHETLPPPPSAPDDAPARRERKRPRQTVGGALLALVAELLIIAGAGTGLYVLWTAWWTDVVASQHQSSLVKDLGQTEAPTSNPTPTEHRDQAPVLAEPPGLSTVFGTMQIPRFGAGYDQPIGEGTDREKVLNTIGLGHYQDTAMPGAEGNFAVAGHRVTYGKPLNQIADLKTDDAIVVRVTDKATDFDVWYVYKVTDSQIVTPDHIETIAPVPNQPGVEPTAQDRWLTLTACHPMWSAKERYIVHAKMDYWMPVSEGTPKELSETPK; translated from the coding sequence GTGACTGCCCACGAGACACTCCCCCCGCCTCCGAGCGCCCCTGACGACGCGCCCGCGCGCCGGGAGCGCAAGCGTCCGCGGCAGACGGTCGGCGGCGCGCTGCTGGCCCTGGTCGCCGAGCTGCTGATCATCGCGGGCGCGGGCACCGGGCTGTACGTGCTGTGGACCGCGTGGTGGACCGACGTCGTCGCCTCGCAGCACCAGTCCTCGCTCGTCAAGGACCTGGGCCAGACCGAGGCGCCCACCTCGAACCCCACGCCGACCGAGCACCGCGACCAGGCGCCCGTGCTCGCCGAGCCCCCTGGGTTGTCGACGGTCTTCGGCACGATGCAGATCCCCCGCTTCGGCGCGGGCTACGACCAGCCCATCGGTGAGGGCACCGACCGCGAGAAGGTGCTCAACACCATCGGGCTCGGGCACTACCAGGACACGGCGATGCCCGGAGCCGAGGGCAACTTCGCCGTGGCCGGGCACCGCGTCACGTACGGCAAGCCGCTCAACCAGATCGCGGACCTGAAGACCGACGACGCCATCGTCGTGCGGGTCACGGACAAGGCGACGGACTTCGACGTCTGGTACGTCTACAAGGTCACCGACAGCCAGATCGTCACGCCGGACCACATCGAGACGATCGCGCCCGTGCCGAACCAGCCGGGCGTCGAACCCACCGCCCAGGACCGCTGGCTCACCCTGACGGCGTGCCACCCGATGTGGTCCGCCAAGGAGCGCTACATCGTGCACGCGAAGATGGACTACTGGATGCCGGTGTCGGAAGGCACCCCGAAGGAACTGTCGGAGACGCCCAAGTGA
- a CDS encoding EamA family transporter, giving the protein MTTVLLGLGGALVYGFADFLGGLASRRLRPVTVAAAAAAIGIVPLLVGLLLFGGRSSWQGTLWGAVGGLAGAVGVLLLYAALAIGPMSVLSPLTAVFAAVLPVLVALLRGTVLSPVAVVALVVAVVAVVLVATVRDPSGARVTARGVLAAVIAGCGFGGIVLAFNETPSDSGIAPLVVARLVQTVLLGTAAAVSATVARSGGAADPGTSAGVAGSAAPPGRWLRSAPGRRLVRVVIACGVFDALANVCIQAGLHASDDPTTLPVISVLNALYPIGTVVLAGVVLRERLTLLQGFGIALALGAAVTLALA; this is encoded by the coding sequence GTGACCACGGTGCTGCTCGGCCTCGGCGGGGCGCTCGTCTACGGCTTCGCGGACTTCCTGGGCGGCCTCGCGTCGCGTCGGTTGCGTCCCGTCACGGTCGCCGCCGCCGCAGCCGCGATCGGCATCGTCCCGCTGCTGGTGGGACTGCTGCTGTTCGGCGGCCGGTCCTCGTGGCAGGGCACGCTGTGGGGCGCCGTGGGCGGGCTCGCCGGAGCCGTCGGGGTCCTCCTGCTCTACGCCGCGCTCGCGATCGGGCCGATGAGCGTGCTCTCCCCGCTCACCGCGGTGTTCGCCGCGGTGCTCCCGGTGCTGGTCGCCCTGCTGCGCGGGACGGTCCTGTCGCCGGTCGCGGTCGTCGCGCTGGTCGTGGCCGTGGTCGCGGTGGTGCTGGTCGCGACGGTCCGCGACCCGTCCGGAGCGCGCGTCACGGCCCGTGGCGTCCTGGCCGCCGTCATCGCGGGGTGCGGGTTCGGCGGGATCGTGCTCGCGTTCAACGAGACGCCGTCGGACTCCGGGATCGCACCGCTCGTCGTGGCGCGGCTGGTGCAGACGGTGCTGCTGGGGACGGCGGCAGCGGTCTCGGCGACGGTCGCCCGGTCGGGAGGCGCGGCAGACCCCGGGACGTCGGCCGGCGTCGCGGGGTCTGCCGCGCCTCCAGGACGGTGGCTGCGATCCGCGCCGGGCCGACGGCTGGTCCGGGTGGTCATCGCGTGCGGGGTCTTCGACGCCCTGGCGAACGTCTGCATCCAGGCCGGGCTGCACGCGAGCGACGACCCGACGACGCTGCCGGTGATCAGTGTCCTGAACGCGCTGTACCCGATCGGGACGGTCGTCCTGGCCGGGGTGGTGCTGCGCGAACGCCTGACCCTGCTGCAGGGTTTCGGGATCGCACTCGCCCTCGGCGCGGCGGTCACGCTGGCGCTGGCGTGA
- a CDS encoding GNAT family acetyltransferase: MSHVIRRFDPSDTEAVVALWESCGLVRPWNDPRQDIARKLTVQPELFLVATDPGSDVVVAAGMAGFDGHRGWVNYLAVRPDLQGSGLGRAFMAEFERLLTDLGCPKLNLQVRAGNERVIGFYESLGYADDHTVSMGKRLIADD, translated from the coding sequence GTGTCCCACGTCATCCGTCGTTTCGATCCGTCCGACACCGAAGCGGTCGTCGCACTCTGGGAGTCCTGCGGGCTGGTCCGACCGTGGAACGACCCGCGGCAGGACATCGCGCGCAAGCTGACGGTCCAGCCCGAGCTGTTCCTGGTGGCGACGGACCCCGGTTCCGACGTCGTCGTCGCTGCGGGCATGGCCGGGTTCGACGGGCACCGCGGCTGGGTGAACTACCTGGCGGTCCGCCCCGACCTGCAGGGCTCCGGACTGGGGCGGGCCTTCATGGCCGAGTTCGAGCGGCTGCTCACCGACCTGGGCTGCCCCAAGCTCAACCTGCAGGTGCGCGCCGGCAACGAGCGGGTCATCGGCTTCTACGAGTCCCTCGGGTACGCCGACGACCACACGGTGTCGATGGGGAAGCGCCTGATCGCCGACGACTGA
- the recQ gene encoding DNA helicase RecQ: protein MSTTSAPVSPSRSAAQDVLHRVWGYDDFRGEQAAVIDRIVTGGDALVLMPTGAGKSLCYQVPALVRDGVGVVVSPLIALMQDQVDALAANGVKAAFLNSTQGADERARVERAVVQGEIDMLYLAPERLKLESTRSLLDRARIALFAIDEAHCVAQWGHDFRPDYLELSILHERWPTVPRIALTATATPQTHREISARLGLDDAAHFVADFDRPNIQYRIEPKTGAMQQLLTFIRTEHRGDAGIVYCLSRNSVERTAAALVDQGIATLPYHAGLDVRVRERNQSRFLREDGIVMVATIAFGMGIDKPDVRFVAHLDLPKSVEGYYQETGRAGRDGLPATAWLAYGLNDVVQQRRMIDQSEGDAAHRRQLSAHLDAMLALCETIECRRVRLLAYFGQESTACGNCDTCIAPPESWDGTVPAQKLLSTIVRLERERGQRYGVAHLVDILTGKQSPRVQELRHESLATFGIGADLSEGEWRGVARQVLAQGYATVSGDGYGTLVLSPTSAEVLSGRVHVLMRRDPVKAPRAARGRRQVVSDMPQEALGLFEALRAWRAAQAREQGVPAYVVFNDATLRGIAAVRPSDADQLAEISGIGAAKLESYGRAVLDVVAASE, encoded by the coding sequence ATGAGCACCACCTCGGCACCCGTCTCGCCGTCGCGCAGCGCGGCGCAGGACGTCCTGCACCGGGTCTGGGGCTACGACGACTTCCGCGGCGAACAGGCCGCCGTCATCGACCGCATCGTGACCGGCGGCGACGCCCTCGTCCTGATGCCGACGGGCGCCGGCAAGTCGCTCTGCTACCAGGTGCCGGCGCTCGTGCGCGACGGCGTCGGGGTCGTGGTGTCGCCGCTCATCGCCCTGATGCAGGACCAGGTCGACGCCCTGGCGGCCAACGGCGTCAAGGCGGCGTTCCTCAACTCGACGCAGGGCGCGGACGAACGCGCTCGCGTCGAGCGTGCGGTGGTGCAGGGCGAGATCGACATGCTCTACCTGGCGCCCGAGCGGCTGAAGCTCGAGTCCACGCGGTCGCTGCTCGACCGTGCCCGCATCGCGCTCTTCGCCATCGACGAAGCCCACTGTGTGGCGCAGTGGGGGCACGACTTCCGTCCGGACTACCTCGAGCTCAGCATCCTGCACGAGCGCTGGCCGACCGTGCCACGCATCGCGCTGACGGCCACCGCGACGCCGCAGACCCACCGCGAGATCTCCGCCCGCCTGGGGCTCGACGACGCCGCACACTTCGTCGCCGACTTCGACCGGCCGAACATCCAGTACCGCATCGAACCGAAGACCGGTGCGATGCAGCAGCTCCTGACCTTCATCCGCACCGAGCACCGGGGCGACGCGGGCATCGTGTACTGCCTCTCCCGCAACTCGGTCGAGCGCACTGCCGCGGCGCTGGTCGACCAGGGCATCGCGACGCTGCCGTACCACGCGGGTCTCGACGTGCGAGTGCGCGAGCGCAACCAGTCGCGGTTCCTGCGCGAGGACGGCATCGTCATGGTGGCGACCATCGCGTTCGGGATGGGCATCGACAAGCCCGACGTCCGGTTCGTCGCGCACCTCGACCTGCCGAAGTCGGTCGAGGGGTACTACCAGGAGACCGGCCGTGCCGGGCGTGACGGACTGCCGGCGACCGCCTGGCTGGCGTACGGGCTCAACGACGTCGTGCAGCAGCGCCGCATGATCGACCAGTCCGAGGGCGACGCTGCGCATCGCCGGCAGCTCAGCGCGCACCTCGACGCCATGCTCGCGCTCTGCGAGACGATCGAGTGCCGCCGGGTCCGGCTGCTCGCGTACTTCGGCCAGGAGTCCACCGCGTGCGGCAACTGCGACACGTGCATCGCTCCGCCCGAGTCGTGGGACGGCACCGTGCCGGCGCAGAAGCTCCTGTCGACGATCGTGCGGCTCGAGCGCGAACGTGGGCAGCGGTACGGCGTCGCACACCTGGTCGACATCCTGACCGGCAAGCAGTCGCCGCGCGTGCAGGAACTCCGGCACGAGTCCCTCGCCACCTTCGGCATCGGCGCCGACCTGTCCGAGGGCGAATGGCGCGGGGTGGCACGACAGGTCCTCGCCCAGGGGTACGCCACCGTGTCGGGCGACGGGTACGGAACGCTCGTCCTCAGCCCGACCAGTGCCGAGGTGCTGTCCGGTCGGGTCCACGTGCTGATGCGCCGCGACCCGGTGAAGGCCCCGCGTGCGGCGCGTGGTCGGCGCCAGGTCGTCTCCGACATGCCGCAGGAAGCCCTCGGCCTGTTCGAGGCACTGCGCGCGTGGCGGGCAGCACAGGCGCGCGAGCAGGGCGTGCCGGCGTACGTCGTGTTCAACGACGCGACCCTGCGGGGGATCGCCGCGGTGCGCCCCTCGGACGCCGACCAGCTCGCCGAGATCTCCGGCATCGGCGCAGCCAAGCTCGAGTCCTACGGCCGCGCCGTGCTCGACGTCGTCGCCGCGTCGGAGTAG